The following coding sequences are from one Reyranella humidisoli window:
- the hisH gene encoding imidazole glycerol phosphate synthase subunit HisH, whose protein sequence is MTVAIVDYGSGNLRSAAKAFERAAREAGTDPRVLVTSSPAEVAAADRIVLPGVGAFADCRAGLYGVPGMVDTLQREVIERGKPFLGICVGMQLMATRGVEYGIHAGLDWIAGDVVRIEPGKDHLKIPHMGWNELSDLKAHALLDGIHPHDHAYFVHSFQLAASKPETVLGLTDYGGPVTAIVGRDNLAGTQFHPEKSQATGLRLIANFLRWKP, encoded by the coding sequence ATGACCGTCGCAATCGTCGACTACGGCTCCGGCAACCTGCGCTCTGCCGCCAAGGCCTTCGAGCGCGCCGCGCGCGAGGCGGGCACGGACCCGCGCGTGCTGGTGACGTCGTCACCGGCCGAGGTCGCCGCCGCCGACCGCATCGTGCTGCCGGGCGTCGGCGCCTTCGCCGACTGCCGCGCCGGCCTCTATGGCGTGCCGGGCATGGTCGACACGTTGCAGCGCGAAGTGATCGAGCGCGGCAAGCCTTTCCTCGGCATCTGCGTGGGCATGCAGCTCATGGCCACCCGCGGCGTCGAATACGGCATCCATGCCGGGCTCGACTGGATCGCCGGCGACGTGGTGCGCATAGAACCGGGCAAGGATCATCTCAAGATTCCGCACATGGGCTGGAACGAGCTGTCGGACCTCAAGGCGCACGCGTTGCTCGACGGGATCCACCCGCACGACCATGCCTATTTCGTCCATTCCTTCCAGCTTGCGGCCAGCAAGCCCGAAACGGTGCTGGGACTGACCGACTATGGCGGACCGGTCACGGCCATCGTCGGCCGCGATAATCTCGCGGGCACGCAGTTCCATCCGGAGAAGAGCCAGGCCACCGGCCTGCGGCTGATCGCCAACTTCCTGCGCTGGAAACCCTGA
- a CDS encoding four-helix bundle copper-binding protein, producing the protein MHAHPRPSRFPPARGSLSAPLARAIEACHACAEACVSCADVSLDDAAVSLSRCIRLALDCAEACATTGPALARVTASNSVLLRSMAETCAGLCEACAAECDLHVDEHDHCCLCAKACRACETACRDAAISLGAAGP; encoded by the coding sequence ATGCACGCGCATCCGAGGCCGTCCCGCTTCCCGCCGGCCCGCGGGTCCCTCAGCGCGCCCCTCGCGCGCGCCATCGAGGCCTGCCATGCCTGTGCCGAGGCCTGCGTTTCCTGTGCCGATGTGAGCCTCGACGATGCCGCGGTCAGCCTCTCCCGCTGCATCCGGCTGGCGCTGGATTGCGCGGAGGCCTGCGCCACCACAGGTCCGGCGCTGGCGCGTGTCACCGCCTCCAATTCAGTCCTGCTGCGAAGCATGGCCGAAACCTGTGCCGGACTCTGCGAAGCCTGCGCCGCCGAATGCGACCTGCATGTCGACGAGCACGACCACTGCTGCCTGTGCGCCAAGGCCTGCCGGGCATGCGAGACGGCCTGCCGGGACGCCGCGATATCGCTGGGCGCGGCGGGACCCTAG
- a CDS encoding ABC transporter permease yields the protein MSKAGWIRTILLVGAVGALELACRTGAIAPTMVTAPSKMVTTLIATLQSDEIGMHLQHTLSAVAIAMSIAIVGGFVIGFILNWVPFLRRAFSPFLAAYYAIPHFAFYPLLIVIFGLGPVPLIVLATMFAMVAMILATMAGLDRVPRVLLKTARIHRLSLIEEIWRVRLPAAAPHILSGLKLAVAYSFIGVIAGEFILSTSGIGHEIAFAYDNFDNPRMYALILFVLGIVTLFNMAVFAWERRMLRRRGA from the coding sequence ATGAGCAAGGCCGGCTGGATCCGCACCATCCTGCTGGTCGGCGCCGTCGGCGCTCTCGAACTGGCCTGCCGGACCGGCGCGATCGCGCCGACCATGGTGACCGCCCCGTCGAAGATGGTGACGACGCTCATCGCGACGCTGCAGTCCGACGAGATCGGCATGCACCTGCAGCACACGCTGTCGGCCGTGGCGATCGCCATGAGTATCGCCATCGTCGGTGGCTTCGTGATCGGCTTCATCCTCAACTGGGTGCCGTTCCTGCGTCGGGCGTTCAGCCCGTTTCTTGCGGCCTACTACGCCATTCCGCATTTTGCGTTCTATCCGCTGCTGATCGTCATCTTCGGCCTGGGACCCGTGCCGTTGATCGTGCTGGCGACGATGTTCGCCATGGTCGCGATGATCCTTGCCACCATGGCGGGTCTCGACCGTGTGCCACGCGTGCTGCTCAAGACGGCGCGTATCCATCGGCTGTCGCTGATCGAGGAGATCTGGCGCGTCCGCCTGCCGGCCGCGGCGCCGCACATCCTGTCGGGCCTGAAGCTGGCCGTGGCCTATTCCTTCATCGGCGTGATCGCCGGCGAGTTCATCCTGTCGACCAGCGGCATCGGCCACGAGATCGCGTTCGCCTACGACAATTTCGACAATCCCCGCATGTATGCGCTGATCCTGTTCGTGCTGGGCATCGTCACCCTGTTCAACATGGCGGTCTTCGCCTGGGAGCGTCGCATGCTGCGGCGGCGCGGCGCATGA
- a CDS encoding ABC transporter ATP-binding protein produces the protein MIAGGPRLAAVGAEAAHKVHARLDGVTRVYPPRAGHGEVHALGPISFDLRAGEFFSVVGPSGCGKSTLLDVLAGLAMPSAGSVEFEGKPVRGEVPDGVGVVFQEDASFPWLTVEDNVSFGLRRAGVDAAESKRRVDFAIGFMGLRDFSRAYPSQLSGGMRQRVCIARTLVMQPRLILLDEPFGALDQQTRLLMGDELLRLWRETSATVLLITHALDEANLLSDRIGVMSARPGRFMDIVETGWPRDRDSRMAERADFGAVTSRLWSYLRGESLRALGQGTAAR, from the coding sequence ATGATCGCCGGCGGGCCGCGCCTGGCGGCCGTCGGAGCCGAGGCTGCCCACAAGGTCCATGCGCGGCTCGACGGCGTGACGCGCGTCTACCCGCCGCGCGCGGGCCATGGCGAGGTCCATGCGCTCGGGCCGATCTCCTTCGATCTCAGGGCCGGCGAGTTCTTTAGCGTCGTCGGCCCGTCGGGTTGCGGCAAGTCGACCCTGCTCGATGTGCTGGCGGGCCTCGCCATGCCGTCGGCCGGCTCGGTCGAGTTCGAGGGCAAGCCGGTGCGTGGCGAGGTACCGGACGGCGTCGGCGTCGTGTTCCAGGAAGATGCCAGCTTCCCGTGGCTCACGGTCGAGGACAACGTGTCCTTTGGCCTGCGCCGGGCCGGCGTCGATGCGGCGGAAAGCAAACGGCGGGTCGATTTCGCGATCGGCTTCATGGGCCTGCGCGATTTCAGCCGCGCCTATCCCAGCCAGCTCTCCGGTGGCATGCGCCAACGCGTCTGCATCGCGCGGACCCTGGTGATGCAGCCGCGCCTGATCCTGCTCGACGAGCCTTTCGGTGCGCTCGACCAGCAGACGCGCCTCCTGATGGGCGACGAATTGCTCCGGCTGTGGCGAGAGACCTCGGCAACGGTACTGCTGATCACCCATGCGCTCGACGAGGCCAACCTGCTGTCGGACCGCATCGGCGTCATGTCGGCTCGGCCGGGCCGCTTCATGGACATCGTTGAGACCGGCTGGCCTCGCGACCGCGATTCGCGCATGGCCGAGCGTGCCGATTTCGGCGCCGTCACGTCGCGCCTCTGGTCTTATCTGCGCGGTGAATCGCTGCGCGCCCTGGGGCAGGGGACGGCGGCGCGATGA
- the leuC gene encoding 3-isopropylmalate dehydratase large subunit: MAAARTMFEKIWQRHVVVDRDDGYTLLYIDRHLMHDGSAAGFAKLRERNMKLRRPDRGFATPDHYVRSDSRDVADIVDPHHRKLVEAIRTNTAESGVTLFDLGDERQGIAHVVGPEQGVTQPGLTLVCGDSHTSTHGALGALAFGIGSSEVAHVMATQCLWQRKPKAMRISVDGTLGEGITGKDVILAIIAKIGTAGAVGHVIEYAGSAIRGLSIEGRLTVCNMSIEAGGKAGMVAPDDTTIAYLKGRPFAPKESEWDKAVAFWRTVPSDEGATFDRDVSLDAASIAPMVTWGTSPEDALSITGRIPEPSTAPDAAKKDSMKRALDYMGLVPGTPLDQVPVDRVFIGSCTNSRIEDLRAAAKVAKGRKVVIPSWVVAGSGLVKKQAEAEGLDKIFREAGFEWREPGCSMCVGMNGDTGKPQQRIASTSNRNFIGRQGPGVRTHLLSPAMAVAAAVSGHFADVRKLA; this comes from the coding sequence ATGGCCGCCGCGCGCACGATGTTCGAGAAGATCTGGCAGCGTCACGTCGTCGTCGATCGCGACGACGGCTACACGCTGCTCTATATCGACCGCCACCTGATGCATGACGGCTCCGCCGCGGGCTTCGCCAAGCTGCGCGAGCGCAACATGAAACTGCGGCGCCCGGATCGCGGTTTCGCCACGCCCGACCATTACGTGCGCAGCGACAGCCGCGACGTGGCCGACATCGTCGACCCGCATCATCGCAAGCTGGTCGAGGCGATCCGCACCAACACCGCCGAAAGCGGCGTCACCCTGTTCGATCTCGGTGACGAGCGTCAGGGCATCGCCCATGTCGTCGGCCCGGAGCAGGGCGTGACCCAGCCCGGCCTCACGCTGGTCTGCGGCGACTCGCACACCTCCACGCACGGCGCGCTGGGTGCGCTGGCCTTCGGCATCGGATCGTCGGAAGTGGCGCATGTGATGGCCACGCAATGCCTGTGGCAGCGCAAGCCCAAGGCGATGCGGATCAGCGTCGATGGCACGCTGGGCGAGGGCATCACCGGCAAGGACGTCATCCTGGCGATCATCGCGAAGATCGGTACCGCGGGCGCGGTCGGCCATGTCATCGAATATGCCGGCAGCGCGATCCGCGGCCTGTCGATCGAGGGCCGCCTCACGGTCTGCAATATGTCCATCGAGGCCGGCGGCAAGGCCGGCATGGTGGCGCCGGACGACACGACCATCGCCTACCTCAAGGGGCGGCCCTTCGCACCGAAGGAATCCGAGTGGGACAAGGCGGTCGCCTTCTGGCGCACCGTGCCGAGCGACGAGGGCGCCACCTTCGACCGTGACGTCAGCCTCGACGCGGCGTCGATCGCGCCGATGGTCACCTGGGGCACCAGCCCCGAGGACGCGCTGTCGATCACCGGCCGCATCCCCGAGCCCTCGACGGCGCCGGATGCCGCGAAGAAAGACAGTATGAAGCGCGCCCTCGACTATATGGGCCTCGTGCCCGGCACGCCGCTCGATCAGGTGCCGGTCGATCGCGTGTTCATCGGGTCCTGCACCAACAGCCGCATCGAGGATTTGCGCGCCGCCGCCAAGGTCGCCAAGGGCCGCAAGGTCGTGATCCCCTCCTGGGTGGTCGCAGGATCGGGCCTGGTGAAGAAGCAGGCCGAGGCCGAAGGGCTCGACAAGATTTTCCGCGAGGCCGGCTTCGAATGGCGCGAGCCCGGCTGCTCGATGTGCGTCGGCATGAACGGCGACACCGGCAAGCCGCAGCAGCGCATCGCCTCGACCTCGAACCGCAACTTCATCGGACGCCAGGGGCCGGGCGTGCGCACGCACCTGCTGAGCCCTGCGATGGCGGTAGCCGCCGCCGTGTCCGGCCATTTCGCCGACGTCCGCAAGCTGGCCTAG
- a CDS encoding ABC transporter substrate-binding protein has translation MRAFKAAVHAFAFASLGLLSATAARADDIVVTHYGSLLYGVPYAIAMEKGYFKEAGVDIKGILTSKGGGTSVRNMMAGETLFAEVALPAALSAIKEGFNIKIISGGTNGRSSFWVTRPGEAIDKPADLKGKRFVYSRPKSVSEAITLTALKSWDITAADVKMIAIGDFGAGLTALEHNKVDVAIIPEPIYSQKEKAGTKYKTLGWLDEKLPAYAQTVGIATDEMIAKNGPKLKAVIEARRKGVEFLHANPKEAAEIVSKAYNLPLDVTTNAINNIKKMNPTWWSRGDLAMPLMQSMADALGSVGALQLPVDWKAAIDPKFVPAAAAKTQ, from the coding sequence ATGAGGGCTTTCAAGGCCGCCGTGCATGCGTTCGCGTTTGCCAGCCTGGGCCTGCTGTCGGCCACGGCAGCGCGCGCCGACGATATCGTCGTCACCCACTACGGTTCGCTGCTCTATGGCGTGCCCTATGCCATCGCGATGGAGAAGGGCTACTTCAAGGAAGCCGGCGTCGACATCAAGGGCATCCTGACTTCCAAAGGCGGCGGCACGTCGGTCCGCAACATGATGGCGGGTGAAACGCTGTTTGCCGAGGTGGCGCTTCCGGCGGCGCTGAGCGCCATCAAGGAAGGCTTCAACATCAAGATCATCAGCGGCGGCACCAACGGCCGCAGCTCCTTCTGGGTCACGCGTCCCGGCGAGGCGATCGACAAGCCCGCTGACCTCAAAGGCAAGCGCTTCGTCTATTCGCGCCCGAAGTCGGTCAGCGAGGCGATCACGCTCACCGCGCTGAAGTCGTGGGACATCACCGCGGCCGACGTGAAGATGATTGCCATCGGCGATTTCGGCGCGGGCCTGACGGCGCTCGAGCACAACAAGGTCGACGTCGCCATCATCCCCGAGCCGATCTACTCCCAGAAGGAGAAGGCGGGCACCAAGTACAAGACGCTCGGCTGGCTCGATGAGAAGCTGCCGGCCTACGCCCAGACGGTCGGGATCGCGACCGACGAGATGATCGCCAAGAACGGCCCGAAGCTGAAGGCGGTGATCGAGGCGCGGCGCAAGGGCGTCGAGTTCCTGCACGCCAATCCGAAGGAAGCGGCCGAGATCGTCTCCAAGGCCTACAACCTGCCGCTCGACGTCACGACCAATGCCATCAACAACATCAAGAAGATGAACCCGACCTGGTGGAGTCGCGGCGATCTGGCGATGCCGCTGATGCAGTCGATGGCCGATGCGCTGGGCTCGGTCGGCGCGTTGCAGCTTCCCGTGGACTGGAAAGCGGCAATCGATCCGAAGTTCGTGCCCGCCGCGGCGGCGAAGACCCAATGA
- the leuD gene encoding 3-isopropylmalate dehydratase small subunit: MEAFTTLDAVAIPIDQPNLDTDQIIPARFLGKPRDMQVSALFHDLRYTPDKTPRPDFVTNMPAYAGAKIVVAERNFACGSSRENAVTVMVDNGLRAFIAPSFGDIFFNNCFQNGALPIRVDAARAAELRGLLHASPGAKIKIDLAAQTVTGPDGKTDRFEIDSFRKDCLLKGADEVTLTLGYDKDIKAFEARQRQEMSWL, from the coding sequence ATGGAAGCTTTCACCACGCTCGACGCGGTCGCGATCCCGATCGACCAGCCGAACCTCGACACCGACCAGATCATCCCGGCGCGCTTCCTCGGCAAGCCGCGCGACATGCAGGTCAGTGCGCTGTTCCACGACCTGCGCTACACGCCCGACAAGACGCCGCGGCCGGACTTCGTCACCAACATGCCGGCCTATGCCGGCGCGAAGATCGTGGTCGCGGAACGCAACTTCGCCTGCGGCTCCTCGCGCGAGAATGCCGTCACGGTGATGGTCGACAACGGCCTGCGGGCCTTCATCGCCCCGAGCTTCGGCGACATCTTCTTCAACAACTGCTTCCAGAACGGTGCCCTGCCGATCCGCGTCGACGCCGCGCGTGCGGCCGAGCTGCGCGGGCTGCTGCACGCCTCGCCGGGCGCGAAGATCAAGATCGATCTCGCGGCCCAGACAGTGACCGGTCCGGACGGCAAGACCGACCGGTTCGAGATCGATTCCTTCCGCAAGGACTGCCTGCTGAAGGGTGCCGACGAGGTTACCCTGACGCTGGGCTACGACAAGGACATCAAGGCCTTCGAGGCCAGGCAGCGCCAGGAGATGAGCTGGCTGTAA
- a CDS encoding DUF2490 domain-containing protein, which translates to MLVHGAAAIVDPVPSSIFRFVALLTMFSLAATAAQAQRRQRQAQAAQAQNGSVWESPAAALEYRIDRNWSFHLDAQLRFDQNMSRLRTLQVRPGFEYVLSPNWALAAGYVQFTRYLPGARQSRGPFQDILHRTRIDGLPVAGRLRWEELFFDDGRLLVRTRALAGVRIPLWRSPWELALSDEVFINVSTDRPTRTSGFAQNRAFIGFGRQLTAWAKGSLGYELDSIRRLNGSFRNEHNIKLNLAFSLN; encoded by the coding sequence TTGCTCGTCCATGGCGCCGCCGCTATCGTCGATCCGGTGCCGAGTTCGATTTTCCGATTCGTAGCGCTGCTGACGATGTTCAGCCTCGCCGCCACGGCAGCGCAGGCGCAAAGGCGCCAGAGACAGGCACAGGCGGCGCAAGCGCAGAATGGCAGCGTCTGGGAATCGCCCGCCGCGGCGCTCGAATACCGGATCGACAGGAACTGGTCGTTCCATCTCGATGCGCAGTTGCGCTTCGACCAGAACATGAGCCGCCTGCGGACGCTGCAGGTCCGGCCGGGCTTCGAATATGTCCTCTCACCCAACTGGGCGCTGGCCGCCGGCTACGTCCAGTTCACCCGCTACCTTCCGGGAGCGCGGCAGTCGCGCGGGCCTTTCCAGGACATCCTCCATCGCACACGCATCGACGGCCTACCGGTAGCGGGCCGACTGCGCTGGGAGGAGCTGTTCTTCGACGACGGCCGTCTGCTGGTGCGCACGCGCGCTCTGGCGGGCGTGCGCATTCCGCTGTGGCGCTCGCCCTGGGAACTCGCCCTGTCCGACGAAGTCTTCATCAATGTAAGCACCGATCGTCCAACCCGGACGTCGGGCTTCGCGCAGAACCGCGCCTTCATCGGCTTCGGCCGCCAGCTCACCGCCTGGGCCAAAGGATCGCTGGGCTACGAGCTCGATTCGATCCGGAGGCTGAACGGCTCCTTCCGTAACGAACACAACATCAAGCTGAACCTGGCATTCAGCCTGAACTGA
- a CDS encoding GntR family transcriptional regulator has product MNRIAVVREMGSPLHHQIYLVLADGISTGRYAEGEPLPTEEQLTRMFSVSRITVRRAMTSLHDAGLVERGAGRRTVVRPQIGQPMRMPMTSVIENIVSYGAETVAKVVEFGYVQARGFARDRLWDANQTPVQRAVRVRYQDGTPVMHLTSYIPAALGETFTKTDLNRIPMFQLLARAGAHICGAEQLVSAVLAEPLVASRLGVKVGAALIDLRSLMIDQQGRAVEYVEMLAVPEHLKLRFNMHPEQLRSTGVAPAQKRKR; this is encoded by the coding sequence ATGAACCGGATCGCCGTCGTCCGCGAGATGGGCTCGCCGCTGCACCACCAGATCTACCTGGTGCTGGCGGACGGCATTTCGACCGGCCGCTATGCCGAGGGCGAGCCGCTGCCGACCGAGGAGCAGCTCACCCGGATGTTCAGCGTCTCGCGCATCACGGTCCGTCGCGCCATGACCAGCCTGCACGATGCCGGCCTGGTCGAACGCGGCGCCGGCCGGCGCACCGTTGTGCGGCCGCAGATCGGACAGCCGATGCGCATGCCGATGACCTCCGTGATCGAGAACATCGTTTCCTACGGCGCCGAGACCGTGGCCAAGGTCGTGGAGTTCGGCTACGTGCAGGCCCGCGGCTTCGCCCGGGACCGGCTGTGGGATGCCAACCAAACGCCGGTGCAGCGCGCCGTGCGCGTACGCTACCAGGACGGCACGCCGGTGATGCATCTCACCAGCTACATTCCGGCCGCGCTGGGCGAGACCTTCACGAAGACCGACCTCAACCGCATTCCGATGTTCCAGCTGCTCGCGCGGGCCGGTGCTCATATCTGCGGCGCCGAACAGCTCGTCTCGGCCGTGCTGGCCGAACCGCTGGTCGCCTCGCGGCTGGGGGTCAAGGTCGGTGCGGCCCTGATCGACCTGCGCAGCCTGATGATCGACCAGCAGGGGCGGGCCGTCGAATATGTCGAGATGCTGGCGGTGCCGGAGCATCTCAAGCTGCGCTTCAATATGCACCCCGAGCAGCTCAGGTCCACCGGCGTCGCGCCGGCGCAGAAACGCAAACGCTGA
- the hisB gene encoding imidazoleglycerol-phosphate dehydratase HisB has protein sequence MATTTTPLTTPGAGGRRATVERATKETRIAAAINLDGTGVYDIKTGIGFLDHMLEQLSRHSLIDITLRAEGDLHIDYHHTTEDAGIVLGECLSKALGDRKGIRRYGSATIPMDETLTEVALDASNRPYLIWKVEFTKPKLGTMDTELFKEWFQAFAQLGGLTLHVWNHYGENNHHIVESCFKGIARALRVAVEIDPRQTTAVPSTKGVL, from the coding sequence ATGGCCACGACCACCACTCCCTTGACCACACCCGGCGCCGGCGGACGACGCGCGACCGTGGAGCGGGCGACCAAGGAAACCCGCATCGCCGCCGCCATCAACCTCGACGGCACCGGCGTCTACGACATCAAGACCGGCATCGGCTTCCTCGACCACATGCTCGAGCAGCTCTCCCGCCACAGCCTGATCGACATCACGCTGCGCGCCGAGGGCGACCTGCACATCGACTATCATCACACGACGGAAGATGCCGGCATCGTGCTGGGCGAGTGCCTGTCCAAGGCGCTGGGCGACCGCAAGGGCATCCGCCGCTACGGCAGCGCCACCATCCCGATGGACGAGACGCTGACCGAGGTGGCGCTCGATGCGTCGAACCGGCCGTACCTGATCTGGAAGGTCGAATTCACCAAGCCAAAGCTTGGCACGATGGACACCGAGCTGTTCAAGGAATGGTTCCAGGCCTTCGCCCAGCTGGGCGGCCTGACGCTGCACGTGTGGAACCACTACGGCGAGAACAACCACCACATCGTCGAGAGCTGCTTCAAGGGCATCGCCCGGGCGCTGCGCGTCGCGGTCGAGATCGACCCGCGGCAGACGACGGCGGTGCCCAGCACCAAGGGCGTGCTCTAG
- a CDS encoding isocitrate lyase/PEP mutase family protein has protein sequence MSNAANFRKLIASKKMIVAPGAIDCITGRAIAQAGFSAVYMTGAGTSATLGYPDYGLITMSEMVGNASRIVNSIDIPLISDSDTGFGNELNVYRTVQEFERAGVAAIHIEDQVFPKKCGHLDNKELVSREDFIAKIRAAAAARKSKDFCIIARTDSRAVVGLDEAVERANAALANGADVAFVEAPQTMAEIESVPKRVNGPCLLNVVRGGKTPEIDLDVAERMGYAIAIVPGLLLGGIIQACDRLLGDLKQGKFPPVSGSPGKTFARFGAAEWDERRTAFRDQVKAAAE, from the coding sequence ATGTCGAACGCTGCCAATTTCCGCAAACTCATCGCGTCGAAGAAGATGATCGTCGCCCCTGGTGCGATCGATTGCATCACCGGCCGTGCCATCGCGCAGGCGGGCTTCTCCGCCGTCTATATGACCGGCGCCGGCACCTCGGCGACGCTGGGCTATCCCGACTATGGCCTGATCACGATGAGCGAGATGGTGGGCAATGCCAGCCGCATCGTGAACTCGATCGACATCCCGCTGATCAGCGACAGCGATACCGGCTTCGGCAACGAGCTGAACGTCTATCGCACGGTGCAGGAATTCGAGCGCGCCGGCGTCGCCGCGATCCACATCGAGGACCAGGTGTTCCCGAAGAAGTGCGGCCATCTCGACAACAAGGAGCTGGTCAGCCGCGAGGACTTCATCGCCAAGATCCGCGCCGCCGCCGCGGCCCGCAAGTCGAAGGACTTCTGCATCATTGCCCGTACCGATTCGCGCGCCGTGGTCGGCCTCGACGAAGCGGTCGAGCGCGCGAACGCGGCACTGGCCAACGGCGCGGACGTAGCCTTCGTCGAAGCGCCGCAAACCATGGCCGAGATCGAATCGGTGCCGAAGAGGGTCAATGGTCCCTGCCTGCTGAACGTCGTGCGCGGCGGCAAGACGCCGGAGATCGACCTCGATGTCGCCGAGCGCATGGGCTACGCCATCGCCATCGTCCCCGGGCTGCTGCTGGGCGGCATCATCCAGGCCTGCGACCGCCTGCTGGGCGACCTGAAGCAGGGCAAGTTCCCGCCGGTCAGCGGTTCTCCGGGCAAGACCTTCGCCCGCTTCGGCGCCGCCGAATGGGACGAGCGCCGCACCGCCTTCCGCGACCAGGTCAAGGCCGCCGCCGAGTAG
- a CDS encoding ABC transporter permease — protein MSGGLLTLRAWRDPILVAISLVALWQVLHEIAGDSAVTAPAPTMAHLWEMIGQARFLPHLRETGLAFLQALAIACGGGVLIGVVLGGHKLTGEVAEPILVALYSVPKITLYPVILLLFGLGMPAKVAFGALHGIIPVVLFTMNAVRNVNRTYLRAGRAMRLTPAQTAWFVLVPATLPEIFSGLRIGFSLTLLGTMLGELFASQRGLGFLLMTAIDLHDVKTILSIAVLISIFAIVANSALLAIDKRLHRGAAAEASEKP, from the coding sequence ATGAGCGGCGGCCTGCTGACCCTGCGCGCCTGGCGCGATCCCATCCTCGTCGCGATCTCGCTGGTGGCGCTTTGGCAGGTCCTGCACGAGATCGCGGGCGATTCGGCGGTAACCGCGCCGGCCCCGACCATGGCCCATCTCTGGGAGATGATCGGGCAGGCGCGCTTCCTGCCGCACCTGCGCGAGACCGGCCTCGCCTTCCTGCAGGCGCTGGCCATCGCCTGCGGCGGCGGCGTGCTGATCGGCGTCGTGCTGGGCGGGCACAAGCTCACGGGCGAGGTCGCAGAGCCGATCCTGGTGGCGCTCTATTCAGTACCGAAGATCACCCTCTATCCGGTGATCCTGCTGTTGTTCGGTCTCGGCATGCCGGCCAAGGTTGCCTTCGGGGCCCTGCACGGCATCATCCCGGTCGTGCTCTTCACCATGAATGCGGTGCGCAACGTCAACCGCACCTATCTGCGGGCAGGTCGCGCCATGCGCCTCACTCCGGCGCAGACCGCCTGGTTCGTGCTGGTTCCCGCCACCTTGCCGGAAATCTTCTCCGGCCTGCGCATCGGCTTCTCGCTCACCCTGCTGGGCACGATGCTGGGCGAGCTCTTTGCCTCGCAGCGCGGGCTGGGTTTCCTGCTGATGACGGCGATCGACCTGCACGACGTGAAGACGATCCTGTCCATCGCCGTTCTCATCTCGATCTTCGCGATCGTGGCAAATTCCGCCCTGCTGGCCATCGACAAGCGCCTGCACCGCGGCGCCGCGGCGGAAGCGTCGGAGAAGCCATGA
- a CDS encoding DMT family transporter — protein sequence MKAERRYTGDLIMFGTAILMGSSYPFAKDVLQVMSPLLYSGSRYLIASLFLFAAMALMGRPLGLARRDWVPLFLLSLIGVTLFQACWGLAMTRTAPSLGSIVMTTTTAFSAILAWFGGRRLPGLGWAGIVLAFAGVVLVVNNSLTSVTLSFGSLDGTLLWMLSAFAWALYVERCAPYNQRLGALPVMAWTTLLGSLVLVPISLAFDSLSEFGRLDDRLLGFWLYTAIFPVGVAFLGLTAGLERLGVSRVMVYMYLIPVAGVGLSAAFFGDPLTTARVLGGLIVLAGVILTRVALDRAARVPV from the coding sequence GTGAAAGCAGAACGCCGCTACACGGGCGACCTCATCATGTTCGGCACGGCCATTCTGATGGGATCGAGCTATCCCTTCGCCAAGGACGTGCTCCAGGTCATGAGTCCGCTGCTCTACAGCGGCTCGCGCTACCTGATCGCGAGCCTCTTCCTGTTCGCCGCCATGGCGTTGATGGGCCGGCCGCTCGGTCTGGCGCGGCGCGACTGGGTGCCGCTGTTCCTGCTCTCATTGATCGGCGTCACCCTGTTCCAGGCCTGTTGGGGCCTGGCGATGACGCGCACCGCGCCGAGCCTGGGCTCGATCGTGATGACCACCACCACCGCCTTCTCCGCGATCCTCGCCTGGTTCGGCGGGCGGCGGCTGCCGGGGCTGGGCTGGGCCGGCATCGTACTGGCTTTCGCGGGCGTCGTGCTGGTCGTGAACAACAGCCTCACCTCGGTCACGCTGTCGTTCGGCAGCCTGGACGGCACCCTGCTCTGGATGCTCTCGGCTTTCGCCTGGGCGCTCTATGTTGAGCGCTGCGCGCCATACAATCAGCGGCTGGGCGCGCTTCCGGTCATGGCCTGGACGACCCTGCTCGGCTCGCTCGTACTGGTGCCGATCTCGCTCGCTTTCGATTCCTTGAGCGAGTTCGGACGGCTCGACGACAGGCTGCTGGGCTTCTGGCTCTACACTGCCATCTTCCCGGTGGGCGTCGCCTTCCTTGGCCTCACCGCCGGGCTGGAGCGGCTCGGGGTCAGCCGGGTCATGGTCTACATGTACCTGATCCCGGTGGCCGGGGTCGGTCTCTCGGCGGCCTTCTTCGGCGATCCGCTCACCACCGCCCGGGTGCTGGGCGGGCTGATCGTGCTGGCCGGCGTCATTCTGACGCGTGTCGCGCTCGACCGTGCCGCCCGCGTTCCTGTATGA